From [Clostridium] symbiosum, a single genomic window includes:
- a CDS encoding PLP-dependent aminotransferase family protein, which yields MEIDLNYNSSTPLYMQITLIIKDKILSGELPENFKLLSERRLAGRLGVHRNTVVRAYETLIAEGLVISSRQTPCGYFVAPRPDTSDRAKKLPSMFSSTDKNFNYHFTSAQIRFEEMYHSSYNDDKISFAALLVNKEALPMEFLKQLMQEIIDGDMTEPFWFCPPQGTERLRNNLSEMLFTRNIYVKPRNIQIVGETFEAINNIAFMYLEKGDCVILEEPADPTVVNIFLHVGARLLFVPVEEDGIQIDRLETLVRQYRPKLIYTMPNCHTPTGCTMGIEKRKRLLSCARDYNIPVLEDDSLYDFYYSEKRLPSLFSMDQNNSVIYLDTAGLSFYPGVRLAYLAAPDSVIGMYHRIVNKDQLFLNSLGQYLWARFIERGFYERHVQFLREFYRQKRDRMCSCLSRIPNLSFSVPERGLCVWVKIEKCLNDMRLTAVCERTGLLITPGSIYFPEGQKGENYLRLSFSSASDEQIEEGIQLLKKGMELSRLEAD from the coding sequence ATGGAGATAGATTTAAATTACAACAGTTCGACTCCCCTGTATATGCAGATAACTCTGATAATCAAAGACAAAATTTTGAGCGGAGAGCTTCCGGAAAACTTTAAGCTTCTCTCGGAACGGCGGCTGGCCGGGCGCCTCGGCGTACACCGGAATACGGTAGTCAGGGCCTATGAAACCCTGATTGCGGAGGGTTTGGTGATTTCGTCGAGGCAGACACCCTGCGGCTATTTTGTTGCCCCCAGGCCGGATACATCCGACAGGGCAAAAAAGCTGCCTTCCATGTTCTCTTCCACCGATAAGAACTTCAACTATCATTTTACAAGTGCCCAGATCCGCTTTGAGGAAATGTACCACTCTTCCTATAATGACGATAAAATTTCATTTGCAGCACTGCTTGTGAATAAGGAAGCGCTGCCCATGGAATTTTTGAAACAGCTGATGCAGGAAATCATCGACGGGGACATGACGGAACCGTTCTGGTTCTGCCCGCCCCAGGGAACAGAAAGACTGCGGAATAATTTATCGGAAATGCTGTTCACCAGAAATATCTACGTAAAGCCGCGTAATATCCAGATTGTTGGGGAAACCTTTGAGGCAATCAACAATATTGCCTTTATGTATCTGGAAAAAGGAGACTGCGTAATCCTGGAGGAACCGGCGGATCCAACCGTTGTGAATATTTTCCTCCACGTGGGCGCCAGGCTTTTGTTTGTCCCCGTCGAGGAGGACGGCATTCAAATTGACAGACTGGAGACGCTTGTACGGCAGTACAGGCCCAAGCTGATTTATACCATGCCCAATTGCCATACTCCAACCGGATGTACGATGGGGATTGAGAAACGGAAACGCCTTTTATCCTGTGCCAGAGATTATAATATTCCGGTTCTCGAGGATGATTCCCTGTATGACTTTTACTACAGCGAAAAAAGACTGCCCAGCCTTTTTTCAATGGATCAAAACAATTCCGTTATCTATCTGGATACGGCCGGCCTGTCCTTCTATCCCGGGGTGAGGCTCGCATATCTGGCGGCGCCGGACAGTGTAATCGGAATGTACCACCGGATCGTGAATAAGGATCAGCTTTTTCTGAACAGCTTAGGGCAGTATCTTTGGGCAAGGTTTATCGAGAGGGGGTTTTATGAACGTCATGTGCAGTTCCTCAGGGAGTTTTACAGGCAGAAGCGGGATCGGATGTGCAGCTGCCTGTCCAGAATCCCGAATCTTTCCTTTTCCGTGCCGGAACGCGGGCTGTGTGTCTGGGTAAAGATAGAAAAGTGCCTGAATGACATGAGACTGACCGCCGTCTGCGAGCGGACAGGACTTTTAATCACTCCCGGAAGCATCTATTTCCCTGAAGGGCAGAAGGGAGAAAATTACCTGCGGCTCTCCTTTTCTTCCGCGTCGGATGAGCAGATCGAGGAAGGGATACAGCTTCTTAAAAAGGGGATGGAACTCAGCAGGCTGGAAGCTGACTAA
- a CDS encoding aldehyde dehydrogenase family protein: MAKEVTPEQIQMIEEMVARARVAADIIATYDQERVDRLCQAVAAAVCDMKVWAPICDEAVDETSLGDKVTKRNKRNKIKLILRDCLRAKSVGIIEENKEKGLVKYAKPVGVIASLVPTTNPCLTPAGQIIYAIKARDVIICSPHPRAKNVTNKCIDIIREVLVREGAPADIIQGIKEPSISLTNELMKRADLIIATGGRPMVKSAYSAGVPAYGSGAGNATVIIDDTCNTPERQKEAASNTRISKTSDFGSGCSCDGNLVIHESIYDDFVKALVEEGAYLANEEEAEMLKKVMWDETGHRLPQTVAISPQKLAMIAGFEIPEDRKFIAVTGGGINEIGKEFFFSSEKLTTLLSLFKYEGEFENALTMMQAIFNVGGKGHSCGIYSFDDEHIHRLGMAAPVSRIMVRQPNNRGNSGSSTNGMPPTSSMGCGTWGGNIVSENIALKHYMNTTWVARPLPEDMPSNEELFGDFFKPGMDEE; this comes from the coding sequence ATGGCAAAAGAAGTAACCCCAGAGCAGATCCAGATGATCGAAGAAATGGTAGCACGCGCACGCGTTGCAGCCGACATTATCGCTACATATGACCAGGAGCGCGTTGACCGCCTCTGCCAGGCTGTCGCAGCCGCCGTATGCGATATGAAAGTATGGGCGCCAATCTGTGACGAGGCTGTTGATGAGACATCCCTCGGCGACAAAGTCACAAAGAGAAACAAACGCAACAAAATCAAACTCATCCTGAGAGACTGCCTCCGCGCTAAGAGCGTCGGCATCATCGAGGAGAATAAAGAAAAAGGCCTTGTGAAATATGCAAAACCAGTCGGCGTTATCGCTTCCCTGGTTCCAACCACAAACCCATGTTTAACACCGGCCGGACAGATTATCTACGCGATCAAGGCAAGAGACGTAATCATCTGCTCCCCGCATCCACGTGCTAAAAACGTAACCAACAAGTGTATCGATATCATCCGTGAAGTGCTTGTACGCGAAGGCGCGCCGGCCGACATCATCCAGGGTATCAAAGAGCCGTCCATCTCCCTGACCAACGAGCTGATGAAACGCGCAGACCTGATCATCGCAACAGGCGGCCGCCCAATGGTTAAATCCGCTTACTCCGCAGGTGTTCCTGCATACGGTTCAGGTGCAGGAAACGCAACCGTCATCATCGATGATACCTGCAACACACCGGAGCGTCAGAAAGAGGCAGCCAGCAACACACGTATTTCCAAGACATCCGACTTCGGTTCAGGCTGCTCCTGCGACGGAAACCTGGTTATCCATGAGTCCATTTATGATGACTTCGTAAAAGCTCTGGTAGAAGAGGGCGCATACCTTGCCAACGAGGAAGAGGCAGAGATGCTTAAGAAGGTTATGTGGGATGAGACAGGCCACCGTCTGCCGCAGACCGTAGCCATCAGCCCACAGAAGCTGGCTATGATCGCCGGATTCGAGATTCCGGAAGACCGCAAGTTCATCGCAGTAACAGGCGGCGGAATCAATGAGATTGGAAAAGAGTTCTTCTTCTCCAGCGAGAAACTGACCACCCTGTTAAGCCTCTTCAAGTATGAGGGAGAGTTTGAGAATGCCCTGACCATGATGCAGGCCATCTTCAACGTAGGCGGAAAGGGCCATTCCTGTGGTATCTACTCCTTCGACGACGAGCACATCCACAGACTTGGAATGGCAGCTCCTGTATCCCGTATCATGGTACGCCAGCCAAACAACAGAGGTAACTCCGGTTCCTCCACAAACGGAATGCCTCCGACATCATCCATGGGCTGCGGAACATGGGGAGGAAACATTGTTTCCGAGAACATCGCATTAAAGCACTACATGAACACGACATGGGTAGCACGTCCTCTTCCGGAAGATATGCCGTCCAATGAAGAACTGTTCGGTGACTTCTTCAAACCGGGTATGGACGAAGAATAA
- a CDS encoding VOC family protein: protein MKHTCIVISVADVNAARKFYEDLFGLEVYQDYGINISFTCGLALQQDFDWLVNLPKEKVMKNSNNMEICFEETDFDGFMEKLKAYPDIEYLGEVVEHGWGQRVVRFYDLDGHIIEVGEDMKMVINRFLASGMTMEEVSVRMDASVEDLTKLLKA, encoded by the coding sequence ATGAAGCATACCTGTATCGTCATATCGGTGGCGGATGTCAACGCCGCGAGGAAGTTTTACGAAGATTTATTCGGACTGGAGGTTTATCAGGATTATGGCATCAATATTTCGTTTACCTGCGGTTTAGCCCTTCAGCAGGATTTTGACTGGCTTGTGAATCTGCCGAAAGAGAAAGTGATGAAGAATTCCAATAATATGGAAATCTGCTTTGAAGAAACGGACTTTGACGGCTTTATGGAGAAACTTAAAGCGTATCCTGACATTGAATATCTGGGAGAAGTGGTTGAGCACGGCTGGGGCCAGCGCGTCGTCAGATTCTATGATTTGGACGGCCATATAATTGAAGTGGGCGAGGATATGAAAATGGTAATTAACCGTTTTCTCGCTTCCGGCATGACGATGGAGGAGGTATCGGTGAGAATGGACGCTTCGGTTGAAGACTTGACAAAGCTTCTTAAAGCATAA
- the aroD gene encoding type I 3-dehydroquinate dehydratase, with protein sequence MSETVKIRNVVFGEGIPKICIPLTDTNFEELKESVEKMKSAPFDLVEWRADFYKDIEDYEFRFKAMTYLREQLGDAPILFTIRTSVEGGKLEISTEDYIGVLTSAARSGLVDLIDVELSRGDDTMAVIRDAAHESGAKIVGSLHDFSSTPSKDRIVHHLCQMQQLGADIVKFAVTPQSARDVLTLLDATLTMHEEHKETPVVTMSMGGQGAVSRVCGSVFGSCITFGTAGKSSAPGQLPADLLSTFIHHM encoded by the coding sequence ATGTCAGAAACCGTAAAAATCAGAAATGTCGTATTCGGAGAAGGAATCCCGAAAATCTGTATCCCGCTTACGGATACAAACTTTGAAGAACTGAAAGAATCCGTTGAAAAAATGAAAAGCGCTCCCTTTGACCTTGTTGAATGGCGTGCCGATTTTTATAAAGATATTGAAGATTATGAATTCCGATTTAAGGCCATGACATATCTCCGCGAACAGTTAGGTGACGCTCCAATCCTCTTTACCATCAGAACGAGTGTGGAAGGAGGCAAGCTGGAGATTTCCACCGAGGACTACATAGGCGTTCTCACTTCCGCGGCCCGCAGCGGCCTTGTGGATCTGATCGACGTGGAACTGTCCAGAGGCGACGATACGATGGCCGTCATCCGGGATGCCGCCCATGAATCCGGGGCAAAGATTGTAGGCTCCCTTCATGACTTCTCTTCCACGCCTTCTAAAGACAGGATTGTGCACCATCTCTGCCAGATGCAGCAGCTTGGCGCAGACATTGTTAAATTTGCAGTTACACCGCAGAGCGCAAGGGATGTCCTGACTCTGCTCGACGCCACCCTGACCATGCACGAGGAGCACAAAGAGACTCCGGTCGTCACCATGTCCATGGGCGGACAGGGCGCGGTAAGCCGTGTGTGCGGCAGCGTCTTCGGCTCCTGCATCACCTTCGGAACCGCTGGTAAATCATCGGCTCCGGGACAGCTTCCGGCCGACCTTCTTTCTACCTTCATCCACCATATGTAG
- a CDS encoding Gfo/Idh/MocA family oxidoreductase, which yields MTKNVKPVVIGTIGAGYAAYLHGNGYEKVSGVPVRLKTICDVKLELAEKVKERYGYEQAVTSYEEMLKDPEIDVIDIVTPPFLHCSMAIQALKAGKHVICEKPLTGYFGERGEENVGKNTPKFKMFEEVMKTMDELKKVVDECGKKFLYAENFVYATPVQKAAEILRAKKSKVLFMKGEESLKGSSSPLAGKWNGTGGGTLIRTGCHPLSGMLWLKQQEAGARGEKITVKSVTADCGVATACLTEDEHRHISARPEDVEDFGTVTVTFSDGTKCMTIASDTVLGGTKNYIEVYSNDNALMCNITPTDILNTYFLDEDGLEDVTISEMLPAKLGWNKAFVSDEIIRGYMGELQDFVETIAYDKTPSSDFALAYETMKVVYAAYQSAEEGRRIDF from the coding sequence ATGACAAAGAATGTAAAGCCGGTTGTAATCGGAACAATAGGGGCAGGTTATGCTGCGTACCTGCACGGCAACGGATATGAGAAAGTAAGCGGCGTCCCGGTACGCCTGAAAACCATCTGCGACGTGAAACTGGAACTGGCTGAAAAGGTGAAAGAGCGCTACGGCTATGAGCAGGCAGTCACCAGCTACGAGGAGATGTTAAAGGATCCCGAGATCGATGTGATCGATATTGTGACGCCTCCATTCCTTCACTGCTCCATGGCTATCCAGGCTTTAAAGGCCGGTAAGCATGTCATCTGCGAAAAACCTCTGACCGGATATTTTGGAGAGCGCGGTGAAGAAAACGTAGGTAAGAATACACCAAAGTTCAAAATGTTTGAGGAAGTTATGAAAACAATGGACGAGCTAAAAAAGGTCGTGGACGAATGCGGTAAAAAGTTTCTCTATGCGGAGAACTTCGTATATGCAACTCCGGTACAGAAAGCGGCAGAGATTCTGCGCGCCAAGAAGAGCAAAGTGCTTTTCATGAAGGGGGAGGAGAGCCTGAAAGGTTCCAGTTCCCCGCTTGCCGGCAAATGGAACGGAACAGGCGGCGGCACATTAATCCGTACGGGCTGCCATCCGCTGTCCGGTATGCTGTGGTTAAAACAGCAGGAGGCCGGGGCGCGCGGCGAGAAGATCACTGTTAAGAGCGTAACGGCGGACTGCGGCGTTGCTACCGCATGCCTGACGGAAGATGAACACCGCCATATCTCCGCACGTCCCGAGGACGTTGAGGATTTCGGCACCGTAACCGTTACATTCTCCGACGGGACAAAGTGCATGACAATCGCCAGCGACACCGTGCTCGGCGGTACCAAGAACTACATAGAAGTATACAGCAATGACAATGCCCTGATGTGCAACATCACTCCTACCGACATCCTGAACACCTATTTCCTGGATGAGGACGGCCTGGAGGACGTAACCATCTCCGAGATGCTCCCGGCAAAACTCGGATGGAACAAGGCATTTGTATCCGATGAGATTATCCGCGGTTACATGGGAGAGCTGCAGGATTTCGTGGAGACCATTGCTTACGATAAGACTCCATCCTCCGATTTTGCACTGGCTTATGAGACGATGAAAGTTGTTTATGCCGCTTATCAGTCCGCTGAAGAAGGACGCAGGATTGATTTCTAA
- a CDS encoding LysR family transcriptional regulator yields the protein MNIRVLQTFIRVVELKSFTRAACELNYVQSTVTMQIQQLEKELGFPLFDRIGKKISLTAYGENFYAYANNILQTMMQVNNLGKKPEEMNGSLRIGILESLLSAATLHIFPRFQERYKNIEIQLKIGQLSDLRTLLKQGQLDMIYISGELNTDPDLHCGYKRKENLVFVTAPDHELAQKTGVTLEELLAYPFVVTELSGTCYGKLSRLAFSHGLMLKHTLIVDSTAAIGELIGTGIGAAFLPEYSVMEMLQQNRLAKVNADVPPQTYYSQVLYCRDKWLPPFMEEWITLIREFRPERLEV from the coding sequence ATGAATATACGAGTCTTACAGACCTTTATCCGGGTGGTTGAGCTGAAAAGCTTTACAAGAGCCGCCTGTGAACTGAATTATGTGCAGTCCACCGTAACTATGCAAATCCAGCAACTGGAAAAGGAGCTGGGGTTTCCTCTCTTTGACCGAATCGGTAAAAAGATATCCCTGACTGCCTACGGTGAAAACTTTTATGCCTATGCCAATAACATCCTGCAGACGATGATGCAGGTCAATAATCTGGGAAAAAAGCCGGAAGAAATGAACGGCAGCCTGCGGATCGGAATCCTGGAATCCCTGCTTTCCGCCGCTACGCTTCATATTTTTCCGCGCTTTCAAGAACGCTATAAGAATATCGAAATTCAATTAAAAATAGGGCAGTTGTCCGATCTCCGGACTCTGCTTAAACAGGGACAGCTGGATATGATTTACATTTCCGGGGAGCTTAATACGGATCCCGATCTGCACTGCGGTTATAAACGGAAGGAAAACCTGGTTTTTGTCACGGCTCCCGATCACGAACTGGCCCAAAAAACCGGCGTCACTCTGGAAGAACTGCTGGCCTATCCCTTTGTCGTGACCGAACTGTCGGGCACCTGTTACGGAAAACTGAGCCGTCTGGCCTTTTCACACGGCCTGATGCTAAAACACACGTTGATCGTGGACAGCACGGCCGCAATCGGGGAACTGATCGGCACGGGAATCGGAGCTGCCTTCCTGCCCGAGTATTCGGTGATGGAAATGCTCCAGCAGAACCGCCTGGCGAAAGTGAACGCGGATGTCCCGCCACAAACCTATTACAGCCAGGTGCTTTACTGCCGGGATAAATGGCTCCCTCCCTTTATGGAGGAATGGATTACCCTGATCAGGGAGTTCCGTCCCGAACGTTTGGAGGTATAA
- a CDS encoding NAD/NADP octopine/nopaline dehydrogenase family protein has product MGDMEYLKDMPIAVLGGGAVGKTCAADMKLAGREVRLFDMMPFAENTLANLDKTGILLDGVQRNLYCFERSGRAYLDLVSSDMKTVVKGAGLIVVAVPAFAHEPFFRELVPLLEDGQVVHIFTDNYGTLILRRLMREMGCTKKVIIGGWSSAPYGTRIETVGKFVFPHVGVKYRAITLRGASLPMSDIDAFMESSRYLPCIDAVTYGNGPEAGVTVLDTGFANINPVIHVPATVLGVSTMENWGVIFGGYDKNSYSMYCHGLCPSICEVQYQFFEEEKALAKAIGVGTPEYAYESFFSRRSVLTQEYMGLDKDGKDNVVFPLDKPSDEGNTGPNSINHRYLTEDVPVGCKIYHDLGVQYGVPTPVIDSMIILAGAMHKKNFFETSRYNLAYLGIDHMSRTELLNYLNEGIYER; this is encoded by the coding sequence ATGGGAGACATGGAGTATTTAAAGGATATGCCGATTGCCGTTTTGGGCGGCGGAGCCGTAGGCAAGACATGTGCAGCCGACATGAAGCTGGCTGGGCGGGAGGTCCGCCTCTTCGACATGATGCCGTTTGCCGAAAACACGCTGGCAAACCTGGACAAAACGGGAATTTTGCTGGATGGCGTGCAGCGCAACCTGTACTGCTTCGAGCGTTCGGGAAGAGCTTATCTGGATCTGGTGAGCAGCGATATGAAGACGGTTGTAAAGGGAGCCGGCCTGATTGTGGTCGCGGTTCCGGCCTTTGCCCATGAGCCGTTTTTCCGTGAACTCGTTCCTCTTCTCGAGGACGGCCAGGTGGTACATATATTCACCGACAATTACGGCACCTTGATACTGCGGCGGCTAATGCGTGAGATGGGCTGCACAAAGAAGGTGATTATTGGTGGATGGTCCTCTGCCCCCTACGGGACACGTATCGAGACGGTCGGCAAATTTGTTTTTCCGCATGTGGGCGTAAAGTACCGTGCGATTACACTGCGCGGAGCTTCTCTGCCCATGTCAGATATCGACGCTTTTATGGAATCATCCAGGTACCTGCCCTGTATTGATGCCGTGACGTACGGCAACGGACCGGAGGCCGGCGTTACCGTACTGGATACCGGATTCGCCAATATCAATCCCGTTATCCATGTTCCGGCAACGGTTCTGGGCGTATCGACGATGGAAAACTGGGGTGTTATCTTTGGCGGATATGATAAGAACAGTTATTCCATGTACTGCCACGGACTGTGTCCATCCATCTGCGAGGTACAGTACCAGTTTTTTGAGGAGGAGAAAGCGCTGGCAAAGGCCATTGGAGTCGGGACGCCGGAATATGCGTATGAGTCCTTCTTTTCACGTCGCAGCGTACTGACACAGGAATACATGGGACTTGATAAAGATGGGAAAGATAATGTCGTATTTCCGTTAGATAAACCTTCCGACGAAGGAAATACAGGACCTAACAGCATCAATCACAGGTATCTGACAGAGGATGTGCCGGTCGGCTGCAAGATTTACCATGATTTGGGAGTCCAATACGGTGTGCCGACCCCGGTGATCGATTCGATGATTATCCTGGCGGGCGCGATGCACAAGAAGAATTTCTTTGAGACAAGCAGGTATAATCTTGCATATCTTGGAATTGATCATATGTCCAGGACAGAACTTTTAAATTATTTGAACGAGGGGATTTATGAACGCTGA
- the gltS gene encoding sodium/glutamate symporter, whose translation MVIELDIIQTLAVAVVVLFIGRFVKKYVKCLERLCIPDPVVGGIIFSLLMLAGYSSGVCVLELDTTLQNVFMTVFFTAVGFTCDLKVLKKYGKRGVQFTIIVFLLVIFQNIIGVGYAKLFGLHPLLGLCTGSAAMTGGHGTAGSFAPLFEELYGCDGAMTVGMAAATSGLVSGGLIGGPVGNILVKKHRLEAVASARKGEQSSVAAETKQEAPLSAENMFHATNQIVISMGIGTIIYILLKMVGITFPSYVGGMLMGVVLRNISAYTGKFETPLAEIDCIGNISLTIFVSMALMSLKLWQLAALALPMIVTLATQVAFIALFMVFAGYYILGRDYDAAVMVTGCCGFGLGAMPNGVSNMQAFTKRWGPSDTAFFVVPGVGSVIIDVVNGLLLTTFMNFLA comes from the coding sequence ATGGTAATTGAACTGGATATCATTCAAACACTGGCGGTCGCGGTAGTTGTCCTTTTTATAGGAAGATTTGTAAAAAAATATGTTAAATGCCTGGAGCGGCTGTGCATTCCCGATCCAGTGGTCGGCGGCATTATTTTTTCACTTCTGATGCTGGCGGGATATAGTTCGGGAGTCTGTGTCCTTGAGCTGGATACAACACTGCAAAATGTTTTTATGACCGTATTTTTCACTGCGGTCGGCTTTACGTGTGACCTAAAGGTGTTGAAAAAGTATGGAAAAAGGGGGGTCCAATTTACAATCATCGTTTTCCTGCTCGTGATATTCCAGAATATCATCGGCGTCGGATATGCGAAGCTGTTCGGGCTTCACCCGCTGTTGGGACTGTGTACAGGTTCCGCCGCTATGACGGGCGGACATGGAACCGCCGGTTCCTTTGCACCGCTGTTTGAAGAGCTTTACGGCTGTGACGGAGCGATGACGGTAGGTATGGCGGCCGCAACCTCCGGGCTTGTGTCAGGCGGTTTAATTGGAGGGCCGGTGGGCAATATCCTTGTGAAAAAGCACCGTCTGGAGGCCGTTGCGTCGGCCCGGAAAGGGGAACAGAGTAGTGTAGCGGCGGAGACAAAACAGGAGGCACCGTTAAGCGCCGAAAATATGTTTCATGCCACGAATCAGATTGTCATATCAATGGGAATCGGTACAATTATTTATATCCTGCTTAAAATGGTAGGCATTACCTTTCCATCCTATGTGGGCGGTATGCTGATGGGAGTCGTGCTCCGCAATATCAGCGCTTATACGGGTAAATTTGAAACGCCCCTTGCGGAGATTGACTGTATCGGCAATATCAGCCTTACCATATTTGTATCAATGGCGCTGATGTCCTTAAAACTCTGGCAGTTGGCTGCTCTGGCACTTCCGATGATTGTGACCCTGGCAACCCAGGTGGCGTTTATCGCACTGTTTATGGTATTTGCCGGTTACTATATCCTGGGCAGGGATTACGATGCCGCCGTGATGGTAACGGGATGCTGCGGCTTCGGCCTTGGCGCTATGCCCAACGGAGTGTCCAACATGCAGGCATTTACAAAACGATGGGGCCCCTCGGATACGGCATTCTTCGTAGTCCCGGGAGTGGGTTCCGTAATTATCGACGTGGTTAACGGGCTTCTGCTCACTACGTTCATGAACTTTCTGGCATAA
- a CDS encoding TRAP transporter large permease subunit translates to MEIGIGIIAFVVYIIFVMVWYLLLKRSIAEAMLLGLIIVCAFNGVTQIPQTFMTSLNKALKQDVMAAIILFTVMASIMMQTGIITRLVNILNSILGRFRGGPAYVSACASAMFGMVSGASSANAATVGSITIPWMTESGWPKSVAATMNTGNAGLGICIPPSSSMFLMLGLPVVAGTVEAGDLYLALMCGGLWTLVYRLLLTRYYVGRHHIPAVSAEHIVGLGRALKAGGTSLTMFLGIIIPLVVITGPVGKMLEKKATFGEDGVSAMNIIIWVPVLIMFICLIEGRKLLPKTAEGFGKLLGSTAKTCCSCGAVSLFAMAGSNALTATGFGDDLTTLLSAMELPKVIMILIIGFVVALVAGPLNATSTTVSLGPVAYSAMVAVGVSPVTAIVAFLIFASTEGASPPMSSPIFVSSSIAGVEDVSVMFKPLIFHYVIPVVLVGVLVAMGILPIIGG, encoded by the coding sequence TTGGAAATCGGTATTGGCATTATCGCTTTTGTTGTTTACATCATATTTGTTATGGTCTGGTATCTGCTGCTGAAGCGGAGTATTGCGGAGGCCATGCTTCTGGGACTTATTATTGTCTGTGCCTTTAACGGAGTTACGCAAATCCCTCAGACCTTTATGACCAGTTTAAACAAGGCACTGAAACAGGATGTTATGGCGGCAATCATTTTATTTACGGTAATGGCGTCTATTATGATGCAGACCGGAATTATCACAAGACTTGTCAATATTTTAAATTCAATTCTGGGGCGGTTCCGGGGAGGCCCTGCCTATGTATCGGCTTGTGCCAGCGCAATGTTCGGGATGGTATCCGGCGCCAGCAGTGCCAATGCTGCAACGGTGGGTTCTATCACAATCCCCTGGATGACGGAATCCGGATGGCCGAAAAGTGTGGCGGCTACGATGAATACAGGAAATGCAGGATTGGGAATCTGCATTCCACCGTCCTCCTCTATGTTTCTGATGCTGGGGCTGCCGGTAGTAGCCGGAACGGTGGAAGCAGGTGATCTCTACCTGGCCCTGATGTGCGGAGGCCTGTGGACCCTGGTTTACCGTCTTCTTCTGACCCGTTATTATGTAGGCCGTCACCATATCCCGGCAGTGTCCGCAGAACACATAGTAGGTCTGGGCAGGGCGCTTAAGGCGGGGGGGACTTCCCTGACTATGTTTTTAGGCATCATTATTCCACTGGTTGTGATTACCGGCCCGGTAGGAAAGATGCTGGAGAAGAAAGCCACATTTGGCGAAGATGGTGTCAGCGCCATGAATATCATTATCTGGGTACCGGTGCTGATTATGTTCATCTGTCTGATAGAGGGGCGCAAGCTCCTTCCGAAAACGGCAGAGGGATTTGGTAAACTTCTCGGTTCCACCGCAAAGACCTGCTGTTCTTGCGGCGCGGTGTCACTGTTTGCGATGGCGGGCAGCAATGCCCTCACGGCAACCGGCTTCGGGGACGATTTGACGACTCTCCTTTCGGCCATGGAATTACCAAAAGTAATTATGATTTTAATTATCGGCTTTGTTGTTGCCCTGGTAGCCGGACCGCTTAATGCAACATCCACAACGGTCAGTCTTGGCCCTGTTGCTTATTCTGCTATGGTGGCGGTAGGGGTATCCCCGGTGACTGCAATTGTAGCATTCCTGATTTTTGCTTCCACAGAGGGAGCTTCACCGCCTATGTCCTCGCCCATTTTCGTATCCAGCAGTATTGCCGGTGTGGAGGATGTGAGTGTGATGTTCAAGCCTTTGATATTCCACTATGTCATACCGGTCGTCCTTGTGGGAGTGCTCGTTGCCATGGGAATATTGCCGATAATAGGAGGGTAA
- a CDS encoding cobalt ABC transporter substrate-binding protein, translated as MKKILNGIFIACLCTALALAAAYVVLEAAAVMTANGSLTVWAEANLEAPVCIMCSVTAIVAFIMSYVFQWKSGD; from the coding sequence ATGAAAAAAATATTGAACGGTATTTTTATAGCGTGCCTGTGCACCGCCCTTGCCCTCGCCGCGGCATATGTTGTGCTGGAAGCGGCAGCAGTTATGACTGCAAACGGCAGCCTGACTGTCTGGGCAGAGGCGAACCTGGAGGCTCCAGTATGTATTATGTGTTCAGTGACTGCAATCGTAGCCTTTATCATGAGCTATGTATTTCAGTGGAAATCGGGTGACTGA